A single genomic interval of Helianthus annuus cultivar XRQ/B chromosome 6, HanXRQr2.0-SUNRISE, whole genome shotgun sequence harbors:
- the LOC110865473 gene encoding zinc finger CCCH domain-containing protein 64: protein MAPPRILLCGDPIGHLNQLFKRVTSVNKSTGPFDALLCVGQFFPDSSDRLEELTEYVDGRKNIPLPTYFIGDYGAGAVKVLTAAAKENGNLGFKMDGLKIRDNLFWLKGSGKFVLHGLSVAYLSGRKSSSGVMYGTYSQDDVDALRALAEEPGIIDIFLTNEWPSGVLNRASTSDIPPGLSDSSGSDPIISELVAEIKPRYHVAGAKGVFYAREPYVNVDAAHVTRFIGLAAVGNASKQKFIHAISPTPASTMSSTEISTKPPNTTLSPYTFVERPANAHEAEKRSADVANDSQYWRYDVSKRQKVGGGDSARLCFKFVSSDSCPQGDKCHFNHDMDARTQSMRGVCFEFLNKGKCERGEGCNRKHSLQEGRSKECWFCLSSPNVESHLITSVGENCYCALAKGPLVPDHVLILPIEHLPNTLSSPPEFEIELVKLQNSLRAYFKSRKKEVVFFEWVYLKTSHANLQAIPIPSNRASAVKDIFNLAAEKLGFKFMELKSDNSLEGRRLLRDQFDGKFSVFYVELPGGTILSHTVEENEKFPVQFGREVLAGLLNMADRADWRNCKLDKEEEIKMVERFKSSFQEYDPNE, encoded by the exons ATGGCGCCACCACGAATCCTCCTGTGCGGAGATCCTATTGGCCACCTAAACCAGCTCTTCAAACGCGTCACATCg GTTAACAAATCAACCGGTCCGTTCGATGCGTTGTTATGCGTCGGTCAGTTTTTTCCGGACTCGTCGGACCGGTTGGAGGAGCTCACGGAGTACGTTGACGGCCGGAAGAATATTCCGTTACCGACGTACTTTATCGGTGATTATGGAGCTGGTGCCGTTAAGGTTTTAACGGCGGCTGCGAAGGAGAATGGAAACCTAGGGTTTAAGATGGATGGATTGAAGATTAGAGATAATTTGTTTTGGTTGAAAGGCAGTGGGAAGTTTGTTCTCCATG GTTTGTCTGTGGCATACTTGTCGGGTAGGAAATCGTCGAGTGGTGTAATGTACGGAACGTACAGTCAAGATGACGTTGATGCGCTGCGCGCATTAGCTGAGGAACCTGGAATTATAGACATATTCTTAAC TAATGAATGGCCGAGTGGAGTCTTGAATAGAGCTTCAACATCTGATATTCCTCCGGGATTATCAGATTCGTCCGGCAGTGATCCCATAATATCGGAGTTAGTTGCGGAGATCAAACCGCGGTATCATGTTGCAGGAGCTAAGGGGGTGTTTTATGCTCGTGAACCCTACGTGAATGTTGATGCTGCACATGTAACCCGTTTTATAGGGCTGGCTGCAGTCGGAAATGCATCTAAGCAG AAATTTATTCATGCAATTTCTCCAACTCCAGCATCTACCATGTCTTCTACCGAGATATCAACTAAACCTCCAAATACAACCTTGTCTCCATATACATTTGTGGAAAGACCTGCTAATGCTCACGAAGCCGAAAAACGGTCTGCTGATGTGGCAAATGACTCGCAGTATTGGCGATATGATGTCTCGAAACGACAGAAAGTTGGAGGTGGTGACAGTGCTAGGTTATGTTTCAAATTTGTTTCTTCTGATTCTTGTCCACAAGGAGATAAATGTCATTTTAATCATGATATGGATGCACGAACACAATCTATGAGGGGCGTATGTTTCGAGTTTTTAAATAAAGGCAAATGTGAAAGAGGTGAAGGTTGCAACCGTAAGCACAGTTTGCAGGAAGGCAG ATCAAAGGAATGCTGGTTTTGTCTATCGAGCCCGAATGTGGAGTCGCATTTAATCACGAGTGTTGGTGAAAACTGCTATTGTGCACTTGCTAAGGGACCGTTGGTTCCGGATCATGTACTTATATTACCAATTGAACATTTACCAAATACACTCTCTTCACCTCCAGAATTTGAGATAGAGTTGGTTAAACTTCAAAACAGTCTCAGAGCTTATTTCAAGAGCCGTAAAAAAGAAGTCGTTTTCTTCGAGTGGGTTTACCTAAAAACAAGCCATGCTAATCTACAG GCTATCCCAATTCCTTCAAACAGAGCATCTGCTGTTAAGGATATATTCAATTTAGCTGCTGAAAAGTTGGGATTCAAGTTTATGGAATTAAAAA GCGACAACAGTTTGGAGGGAAGAAGATTGTTGCGCGATCAATTTGATGGCAAATTTAGTGTGTTCTATGTGGAACTCCCTGGAGGTACAATATTATCACATACGGTTGAAGAGAACGAGAAATTTCCCGTGCAGTTTGGTCGTGAG GTTTTAGCCGGTTTGTTAAACATGGCAGACAGGGCGGATTGGCGGAATTGTAAGCTTGATAAAGAAGAAGAAATAAAAATGGTGGAAAGATTTAAAAGCAGTTTTCAAGAATATGATCCAAATGAGTGA
- the LOC110865472 gene encoding protein transport protein Sec24-like At4g32640: MASSGGPRAGNPPSNYNPNSIADNMQNLQINRPNQPPNLGAGPRGPVPPFGQQPFPSSAPFSSPFSGGNTRPGAPPPGAVPRGVVPPNGPPQGALPPFMAPNTRPGVGGVPPGGNPPPPFASRPMGSGPLPSSTGGMPGQRPGPGPFAGPPGAPPNVGGGMSNGPPMFGPGGMQGGPQFPAAGVRPRPSAGPPPSPPTMSSPAGPFSAQTTPFSGGPPDQPPRGPASLAPPFSAPPRGPPTFSAQAQGMPQQQPSPFGAQPWQAQSRPNVPPPPIPGSAQPPRMYGMQPPLPNQQSMATISPTMGAGGAAVTGPSKIDPNQIPRPIPNTSVLLHETRQGNQANPPPPATSEFIVRDTGNCSPRYMRCTINQIACTSDLLTTSGMQLALLVQPLALPHPSEEPIQIVDFGESGPVRCSRCKGYINPFMKFVDQGRRFICNFCGFTDETPRDYLCNLGPDGRRRDADERPELCRGTVEFVATREFMVRDPMPAVFFFLIDVSMNAVQTGATAGACSAISRVIADLPEGPQTMVGIATFDSTIHFYNLKRALQQPLMLIVPDVQDVYTPLQTDVIVQLSECRQHLDLLLESIPTMFQNNKTADSAFGAGIKAAFLAMKSTGGKLLVFQSVLPSVGIGALSAREAEGRTNISAGEKEPHKLLQPVDKTLKTMAIEFAEYQVSVDVFLTTQSYVDIASISIVPRTTGGQMYYYHPFSALSDPAKLYNDLRWNVTRPQGFEAVMRVRCSQGLQVQEYSGNFCKRIPTDVDLPAVDCDKAIMVTLKHDDKLQDGTECSFQCALLYTTVNGQRRIRVSTLSLPCTTMLSNLFRSADLDTQFSCFLKQAANEILTNPLLHVREQVTNLCINILHAYRKFCATVSSSGQLILPEALKLLPLYTLALIKSVGLRTDARIDDRSFWINYVFPLSAQLAIPLVYPRMISIHDLDLKETEGSVIPPVIPLSSEQVNEHGIYLLENGEDCLIYIGSTADPDTMRKLFGISSVDEIPSQFVLQQYDNPLSKKLNEVINEIRSQRCNYLRLKLCRKGDPSGALFFSYMVEDKSPGGLSYVEFLVHVHRQIQSKMT; encoded by the exons ATGGCAAGTTCTGGTGGACCTAGGGCAGGCAATCCACCGTCGAATTATAACCCTAATTCGATTGCGGATAATATGCAAAACCTTCAAATCAATCGCCCTAACCAGCCACCGAATTTGGGTGCTGGACCTAGAGGTCCGGTTCCTCCTTTTGGTCAGCAACCGTTTCCTTCGTCGGCTCCTTTTTCGTCTCCGTTTTCGGGAGGAAATACTCGTCCGGGAGCCCCACCGCCAGGTGCCGTTCCCAGGGGTGTAGTGCCACCTAATGGACCTCCACAAGGTGCATTGCCTCCTTTCATGGCTCCTAACACACGTCCCGGTGTTGGTGGTGTTCCTCCTGGTGGTAATCCACCTCCTCCGTTCGCTTCACGGCCCATGGGTTCTGGACCTTTGCCGTCATCAACCGGTGGTATGCCAGGTCAGCGACCCGGACCTGGTCCTTTTGCAGGCCCGCCTGGGGCACCACCGAACGTAGGCGGTGGTATGAGTAATGGACCTCCGATGTTTGGACCGGGCGGTATGCAAGGTGGTCCTCAGTTTCCCGCTGCTGGTGTTCGACCAAGACCGTCTGCTGGACCTCCACCTTCTCCACCAACCATGTCATCACCCGCAGGTCCTTTTTCAGCTCAAACAACACCGTTTTCCGGAGGTCCACCGGATCAACCACCAAGAGGGCCAGCATCACTAGCACCGCCCTTTTCCGCACCTCCTAGAGGACCCCCGACATTTTCTGCTCAGGCTCAAGGCATGCCTCAACAACAACCTTCTCCTTTCGGGGCTCAACCATGGCAAGCGCAATCTCGACCG AATGTACCACCACCCCCGATTCCGGGATCTGCTCAACCACCACGAATGTATGGCATGCAACCACCACTTCCAAATCAACAATCAATGGCTACAATATCACCTACTATGGGTGCTGGAGGCGCTGCAGTTACCGGACCGTCAAAGATCGATCCTAACCAAATTCCCCGGCCCATTCCCAATACCTCAGTGCTTCTTCACGAAACTCGACAAGGCAACCAAGCCAATCCTCCACCG CCTGCTACAAGTGAATTCATCGTACGGGATACGGGAAACTGCAGTCCACGGTACATGAGGTGCACAATCAACCAG ATTGCTTGCACTTCCGATCTTTTGACGACTTCCGGGATGCAGTTAGCTTTGTTGGTTCAACCTCTGGCCCTACCTCATCCATCCGAGGAGCCCATACAA ATAGTGGATTTTGGGGAAAGTGGCCCTGTTCGCTGTTCGCGTTGCAAAGGCTATATCAATCCGTTCATGAAATTCGTTGACCAAGGAAGACGTTTCATCTGTAACTTTTGTG GTTTCACCGATGAAACTCCGCGTGACTACCTGTGCAATCTCGGTCCAGATGGCAGAAGGAGAGATGCTGATGAGAGACCCGAGCTATGTAGAGGCACCGTTGAATTTGTTGCTACCAGGGAATTTATGGTGCGTGATCCGATGCCAGCTGTATTCTTCTTCCTCATAGATGTATCGATGAACGCCGTACAGACTGGCGCGACTGCTGGAGCTTGCAGCGCGATCAGCCGAGTTATTGCAGATCTTCCT GAGGGTCCTCAAACGATGGTGGGAATTGCGACATTTGACTCGACCATCCATTTTTATAATCTGAAACGCGCATTGCAGCAG CCTTTGATGCTCATAGTTCCCGACGTACAAGATGTTTACACTCCGCTTCAAACCGATGTTATTGTTCAGCTTTCCGAG TGTCGTCAGCATCTAGATCTACTGCTGGAAAGCATCCCGACTATGTTTCAGAATAACAAAACAGCTGATTCAGCTTTCGGTGCTGGTATTAAG GCTGCTTTTTTGGCAATGAAGAGCACCGGAGGCAAACTTTTGGTATTTCAATCAG TTTTGCCTTCTGTTGGTATCGGGGCTCTTTCTGCTAGAGAAGCTGAAGGGAGAACTAATATATCTGCAGGAGAGAAG GAACCTCATAAACTACTTCAACCAGTAGACAAGACTTTAAAGACTATGGCTATCGAATTTGCTGAGTACCAG GTCTCCGTTGATGTATTCCTTACTACTCAAAGTTATGTCGACATTGCTTCCATATCCATCGTTCCAAGGACGACTGGGGGACAG atGTATTATTATCACCCTTTTTCTGCTCTTTCTGATCCTGCAAAACTCTACAATGATCTTCGATGGAATGTAACAAGGCCTCAAGGGTTTGAAGCCGTGATGCGTGTTAGGTGCAGTCAG GGTCTTCAAGTTCAAGAATACTCCGGAAACTTCTGTAAGCGTATTCCAACAGATGTGGACCTACCTGCG GTCGATTGCGACAAAGCTATCATGGTAACTCTGAAACACGATGACAAGTTGCAAGACGGCACAGAGTGTTCCTTTCAG TGTGCACTTCTTTATACTACTGTGAACGGGCAAAGAAGAATACGTGTGTCCACCTTGTCGTTGCCATGCACAACTATGCTGAGTAATCTCTTCCGGTCTGCTGACTTGGATACACAGTTTTCGTGTTTCTTAAAACAAG CTGCAAATGAAATTCTTACGAACCCGCTACTACACGTAAGGGAGCAAGTGACAAACCTTTGTATCAACATTCTTCACGCCTATCGCAAATTTTGTGCTACCGTATCATCATCAGGACAACTTATTCTTCCAGAAGCACTAAAATTGTTGCCTTTATACACTCTTG CTTTGATTAAAAGCGTGGGATTGCGAACCGATGCGCGCATTGATGATCGGTCATTTTGGATCAACTATGTTTTCCCTCTTTCTGCACAACTGGCAATACCACTTGTGTACCCCAGAATGATTAGTATTCATGACCTTGATCTAAAG GAAACGGAGGGATCGGTTATTCCTCCTGTTATTCCTCTGTCAAGTGAACAAGTGAATGAGCACGGAATCTATCTTCTTGAAAATGGTGAGGATTGTTTGATATATATCGGAAGCACTGCGGATCCCGATACAATGAGGAAACTGTTTGGCATTTCCTCGGTTGATGAAATTCCCAGTCAG TTTGTATTGCAGCAATATGATAATCCTTTATCCAAGAAGCTTAATGAAGTCATAAACGAGATTCGGAGCCAAAGATGCAACTACCTGCG CTTAAAATTATGCAGGAAAGGAGACCCATCAG gagCTCTGTTTTTCTCATATATGGTGGAAGACAAGTCTCCGGGTGGCCTCTCCTATGTAGAGTTCTTAGTACATGTTCATCGACAAATTCAAAGCAAAATGACATGA